A region from the Populus trichocarpa isolate Nisqually-1 chromosome 18, P.trichocarpa_v4.1, whole genome shotgun sequence genome encodes:
- the LOC127904686 gene encoding putative inactive cadmium/zinc-transporting ATPase HMA3 gives MCNTREEVDVDEVKLNTVLAVKAGEVIPIDGVVDGNCEVDEKTLTGGSFPVTKQVDSVVTTALAEDCVAAKMAKLVEEARNSKSKTRRFIDKFAQYYTPAVIFMPAGVALIPVALRVHNRDHWFYLALIVLMTEERYAVFQQIKQLQQELAGLDGDEHVNHSLTTMDASCGEMGFARKVFDEMGDRDLVSWNSMISGYSKMGFAKEAIGLFMEMREEGFEPDEMTLVNVLGACGDLGLGRWVEGLVLEKKMEGL, from the exons ATGTGCAACACTAGGGAAGAAGTAGATGTTGATGAGGTCAAGTTAAACACTGTTCTTGCAGTTAAGGCTGGTGAAGTTATACCAATTGATGGAGTTGTTGATGGTAACTGTGAAGTGGATGAGAAAACTTTAACTGGAGGGTCATTTCCCGTTACCAAACAAGTGGATTCCGTAGT AACTACTGCTTTAGCTGAAGACTGTGTGGCGGCTAAAATGGCAAAGCTTGTGGAAGAAGCTCGAAACAGCAAGTCTAAAACTCGAAGATTCATAGACAAATTCGCTCAGTACTATACTCCAG CGGTGATATTCATGCCGGCTGGCGTAGCACTGATTCCAGTAGCATTACGAGTTCATAACCGTGATCACTGGTTTTACTTAGCACTGATTGTTTTA ATGACAGAGGAGAGATATGCTGTTTTCCAGCAAATTAAGCAACTTCAGCAAGAACTG GCTGGTTTGGATGGTGATGAGCATGTGAATCATTCTTTGACTACAATGGACGCAAGTTGTGGTGAAATGGGGTTTGCACGgaaggtgtttgatgaaatgggTGACAGAGACTTGGTGTCGTGGAATTCGATGATTTCTGGGTATTCTAAGATGGGTTTTGCTAAAGAGGCAATTGGGTTGTTTATGGAAATGAGGGAGGAGGGGTTTGAGCCAGATGAGATGACGTTGGTGAATGTTCTTGGGGCGTGTGGGGATTTGGGTTTGGGGAGATGGGTGGAGGGGCTTGTTTTGGAGAAGAAGATGGAG GGTCTTTGA
- the LOC18101666 gene encoding receptor-like protein 56 isoform X1: MGLFLHMSMVLAIMMVSLEGWLPLGCLEEERIALLHLKDSLNYPNGTSLPSWRIAHAHCCSWERIRCNSSTGRVTMLYLEGVRNEELGDWYLNASLFLPFQQLNVLYLWNNRIAGWVENKGGSELQKLSNLESLYLEDNSFNNSILSFVEGLPSLKSLYLSYNRLEGLIDLKESLSSLETLGLGGNNISKLVASRGLSNLRYLSLYNITTYGSSFQLLQSLRAFPNLTTLYLGSNDFRGRILGDALQNLSSLEMLHLEACSLDEHSLQSLGALSSLKNLSLQELNGNVPSGGFLDLKNLEYLDLSYNTLNNSIFQAIRTMTSLKTLKLKGCSLNGQIPTTQDFLDLKNLEYLDLSNTALNNSIFQAIGTMTSLKTLILEGCSLNGQIPTTQGLCDLNHLQELDMSDNDLSGVLPSCLPNLTSLQQLSLSYNHLKIPMSLSPLYNLSKLKSFYGSGNEIFAEEDDHNLSPKFQLESLYLSGIGQGGAFPKFLYHQFNLQSLDLTNIQIKGEFPNWLIENNTYLQELHLENCSLLGPFLLPDNSHVNLSFLSISMNHFQGQIPSEIGARLPGLEVLFMSENGFNGSIPFSLGNISLLEVLDLSNNSLQGQIPGWIGNMSSLEFLDLSRNNFSGLLPPRFGSSSKLKFIYLSRNNLQGPIAMAFYDSSEIFALDLSHNDLTGRIPEWIDRLSNLRFLLLSYNNLEGEIPIHLYRLDQLTLIDLSHNHLSGNILSWMISTYNFPVENTYYDSLSSSQQSFEFTTKNVSLSYRGNIIWYFIGIDFSCNNFTGQIPPEIGNLSMLKVLNLSHNNLTGPIPPTFSNLKEIESLDLSYNKLDGEIPPRLIELFSLEVFSVAHNNLSGKTPARVAQFATFEESCYKDNPFLCGEPLPKICGAAMPPSPTPTSTNNEDNGGFMDVEVFYVSFGVAYIMVLLVIGVVLRINLYWRRAWFHFIEVSINNCYYFLVDNLPILSKFGFS; this comes from the exons CTCAAAGATTCTCTTAACTATCCCAACGGCACCTCCCTTCCCTCCTGGAGAATAGCCCACGCCCACTGTTGTTCTTGGGAACGTATTCGGTGCAACAGCAGTACAGGTCGAGTCACCATGCTCTATCTTGAGGGCGTAAGGAATGAGGAGCTGGGAGATTGGTACTTAAATGCCTCCTTGTTTCTTCCTTTCCAACAACTCAACGTTCTCTACTTGTGGAATAATCGTATAGCTGGTTGGGTTGAGAACAAAG gtggTTCTGAGTTACAGAAATTGAGCAATTTGGAGTCCCTTTACTTGGAAGATAATAGCTTCAATAACAGTATTCTATCATTTGTGGAGGGGCTTCCGTCTCTCAAATCACTATATTTAAGTTATAATAGACTGGAGGGGTTAATAGATTTGAAag aatcTTTGAGCAGCTTGGAGACCTTGGGTCTGGGCGGCAACAATATTAGCAAGTTGGTAGCCTCAAGAG GTTTAAGCAACTTGAGATATCTATCCCTATATAATATCACAACCTATGGAAGTAGCTTCCAGTTACTCCAATCATTACGAGCATTCCCAAACCTCACAACACTTTATTTGGGATCCAACGATTTTAGAGGAAGAATATTAGGTGACG CGTTGCAAAATTTAAGCTCCTTGGAAATGTTGCATCTGGAAGCTTGTTCTCTAGATGAACATTCACTTCAAAGCCTTGGAGCGCTGTCTTCTCTAAAAAATCTGTCATTGCAAGAACTTAATGGCAATGTACCTTCTGGAG GCTTCCTTGATCTCAAGAACTTGGAATACTTGGATTTGAGTTACAATACTCTCAATAATAGTATCTTCCAAGCCATCAGAACGATGACCTCTCTTAAAACATTGAAATTGAAGGGTTGCAGTCTAAATGGCCAAATACCTACAACACAAG ACTTCCTTGATCTCAAGAACTTGGAATACTTGGATTTGAGTAACACTGCTCTCAATAATAGCATCTTCCAAGCCATCGGAACAATGACCTCTCTTAAAACATTGATATTGGAGGGTTGCAGTCTAAATGGCCAAATACCTACAACCCAAG GCCTATGTGACTTAAATCATCTCCAAGAGCTAGATATGAGTGACAATGATCTTAGTGGTGTCTTGCCTTCATGTTTGCCAAATTTGACTTCCCTtcaacaactctctctctcttacaatCACTTGAAGATTCCTATGTCATTGAGCCCATTATACAACCTTTCAAAACTCAAGTCTTTTTATGGTTCAGGTAATGAAATATTCGCAGAAGAAGATGATCATAATCTGAGCCCAAAGTTCCAGTTAGAGTCCCTCTATTTGAGCGGTATTGGACAAGGTGGTGCATTTCCCAAATTCCTTTACCATCAGTTCAACCTGCAATCTTTGGATCTTACAAACATCCAAATAAAGGGAGAGTTTCCAAATTGGTTGATTGAGAACAACACATACCTACAAGAACTTCATTTAGAAAACTGTTCTCTTTTGGGTCCATTCTTGTTGCCAGATAATTCTCATGTGAATTTGTCATTCCTGAGTATATCCATGAATCACTTCCAAGGCCAAATCCCTTCAGAAATCGGAGCTCGTTTGCCAGGgttagaagttttatttatgtCTGAAAATGGTTTCAATGGAAGCATTCCTTTCTCGTTGGGTAACATTAGCTTGCTGGAAGTGTTAGACCTGTCCAACAACAGTTTGCAAGGGCAGATCCCTGGATGGATAGGGAATATGTCTTCTCTTGAATTCTTGGACTTATCAAGGAACAATTTCTCTGGTCTTTTACCACCTAGATTCGGTTCTTCctcaaaattgaaatttatttatttgtctagAAATAACTTGCAAGGGCCAATCGCAATGGCATTTTATGACTCCTCTGAGATATTCGCATTAGATCTTTCCCATAATGATTTAACTGGTAGAATTCCAGAATGGATTGACAGGCTATCTAACTTGAGATTTTTACTCTTGAGTTATAACAATCTTGAAGGTGAAATCCCAATTCATTTATACAGGTTAGACCAATTAACCCTAATTGATCTTTCTCACAACCACCTTTCTGGTAACATCCTCTCTTGGATGATATCTACTTATAATTTCCCAGTAGAAAACACTTACTATGATTCTCTATCCTCATCACAACAATCCTTCGAGTTTACAACGAAGAATGTATCCCTTTCTTATAGAGGCAACATTATTTGGTACTTCATAGGAATTGATTTCTCATGCAACAATTTCACAGGACAGATTCCTCCTGAAATTGGAAACCTCAGTATGCTCAAGGTATTGAACCTTTCGCACAACAATTTGACCGGACCAATTCCACCAACATTTTCTAACTTAAAGGAAATAGAGAGCTTGGATCTTTCCTACAACAAACTGGATGGAGAAATCCCACCTCGACTTATTGAACTATTTTCTCTAGAAGTTTTTAGTGTGGCTCACAATAATTTGTCCGGTAAGACTCCTGCGAGGGTTGCACAGTTTGCCACGTTTGAGGAGAGTTGCTACAAGGACAACCCTTTTCTTTGTGGAGAACCGCTACCCAAAATATGTGGTGCGGCTATGCCACCATCACCAACGCCAACTTCAACGAACAATGAAGATAATGGTGGCTTCATGGATGTGGAGGTTTTCTATGTGAGCTTTGGGGTTGCATACATCATGGTGCTGCTGGTGATAGGTGTAGTTCTGCGTATAAATTTATATTGGCGACGAGCTTGGTTTCACTTTATTGAGGTGAGCATCAACAATTGCTATTATTTTCTTGTAGACAATCTTCCCATTTTATCCAAATTTGGATTTTCATAG